One region of Carya illinoinensis cultivar Pawnee chromosome 8, C.illinoinensisPawnee_v1, whole genome shotgun sequence genomic DNA includes:
- the LOC122318590 gene encoding YTH domain-containing protein ECT1 isoform X2, protein MALDTLILDTGERPVKPDNMTPQPLTPKDERIVSANPSPDATIIGQSRDVPEQQGSSEAAGDLSTIHSLNAYVSHEQNISFGGPGSSTGFWDGYSQYINTDGMHVVSPVIYNDNPSVVFHSGYGFNHEMPYGQYSPIATPLSSLMVDGQLYSPQQVPFSPSYYAQATAPSLPHMSSAISISPADLMLPENSSIDTMLFGPGSGYLASFGPFAGGNLSGNLGSSPLASPAAYPQPMGILGSYEHNVGQISQQQRPMHGYGLVSSSFSGFYPHGSSNQSSTFGGASISYPVTNDRNRLTLDKGRRRDRDRGSAGIYNDSQDIFNDRNRGPRASKPKSRSATEQGSSSVISKNVSPTSRIHLDSYNQLDFVTDYKNAKFFIIKSFSEDNVHKSVKYNVWASTPHGNKKLNAAYHEAKEMKGNCPVFLLFSVNGSGQFCGVAEMGGPVDFDKDADYWQQDRWSGQFPVLWHIIKDVPNVRFRHILLENNDNKPVTHSRDSQEVNLEEGIEMLKIFKDYNAQTSILDDFDFYDERERTFTEKKAKQACSTADVPDSVVDESVKEISDSLGQARKLEVSSNEVPAAEQGGSSRADATISFSHDAMNQTSDCLSRVLRLEESCNEAQESETGGGHEI, encoded by the exons ATG GCACTTGACACATTAATTTTGGACACAGGAGAGAGGCCTGTTAAGCCAGATAATATGACACCGCAG CCACTTACGCCCAAAGATGAAAGGATTGTGTCGGCGAATCCTTCTCCGGATGCAACCATCATAGGACAATCAAGGGATGTACCTGAACAACAAGGATCTTCAGAAGCAGCTGGAGATTTGAGCACTATCCATTCACTCAATGCTTATGTTTCCCATGaacaaaatatatcatttgGTG GTCCTGGTAGTAGCACTGGATTTTGGGATGGATATTCCcagtatattaatactgatggCATGCATGTTGTATCACCG GTCATCTACAATGATAATCCATCTGTTGTGTTTCATTCTGGTTATGGCTTCAATCATGAAATGCCATATGGACAATATTCTCCCATTGCTACACCTCTGTCATCTTTAATGGTGGATGGCCAGCTGTACTCTCCACAGCAAGTCCCATTTTCTCCCTCTTATTATGCACAAGCAACTGCTCCAAGTTTGCCTCATATGTCTTCAGCTATTTCAATTTCACCAGCTGACCTGATGTTGCCAGAAAATAGTAGCATTGACACAATGCTTTTTGGGCCTGGATCAGGCTACTTGGCAAGTTTTGGACCATTTGCTGGAGGAAACCTTTCAGGGAATCTTGGTTCTAGTCCTCTTGCATCTCCAGCAGCTTATCCCCAACCAATGGGCATACTTGGATCATATGAGCACAATGTTGGTCAG ATTTCCCAACAACAGAGACCAATGCATGGATATGGCTTAGTATCCAGTTCCTTTAGTGGATTTTACCCACATGGTAGTTCTAATCAGAGCTCTACCTTTGGTGGTGCTTCAATTTCTTATCCAGTCACTAATGATCGAAATCGTCTAACTCTTGacaagggaagaagaagagacagGGACCGAGGCTCAGCTGGCATTTACAATGATTCACAGGATATCTTCAATGACCGTAATCGTGGTCCAAGGGCTTCAAAGCCAAAGAGCAGGAGTGCCACTGAACAGGGCTCCTCGTCCGTCATTAGCAAAAATGTTTCACCTacttctagaattcatcttgaTTCATACAACCAGCTAGATTTTGTCACAGATTACAAgaatgcaaaattttttataatcaaatctttcAGTGAGGACAATGTTCATAAAAGTGTCAAATACAATGTTTGGGCCAGCACACCGCATGGAAACAAGAAGCTAAATGCTGCTTATCATGAAGCAAAGGAGATGAAAGGCAACTGTCCAGTATTCCTATTGTTTTCA GTTAATGGTAGTGGACAGTTCTGTGGGGTAGCTGAAATGGGTGGACCTGTAGATTTTGATAAGGATGCAGATTACTGGCAGCAAGATAGATGGAGCGGGCAGTTTCCAGTTCTGTGGCACATCATCAAAGATGTCCCCAACGTTCGATTCCGACACATTCTActtgaaaataatgataataagcCTGTTACTCACAGCCGAGATTCTCAGGAG GTCAACCTGGAAGAGGGTATTGAGatgttgaaaattttcaagGATTACAATGCACAGACATCTATCttagatgattttgatttttatgatgagagagagagaacctttaCAGAAAAGAAGGCCAAACAAGCTTGTTCAACGGCAGATGTTCCAGATTCTGTTGTGGATGAGTCCGTTAAGGAAATATCTGATAGTTTGGGTCAGGCACGTAAGCTGGAAGTGAGTAGTAATGAAGTACCGGCAGCCGAACAAGGTGGTAGCTCAAGAGCAGATGCTACAATCTCATTTTCCCATGATGCCATGAACCAAACATCTGATTGCTTGTCACGAGTATTACGGTTGGAAGAGAGTTGCAATGAAGCACAGGAATCTGAAACGGGTGGTGGACACGAGATTTGA
- the LOC122318590 gene encoding YTH domain-containing protein ECT1 isoform X1: MDASLQERARIVSTGERPVKPDNMTPQPLTPKDERIVSANPSPDATIIGQSRDVPEQQGSSEAAGDLSTIHSLNAYVSHEQNISFGGPGSSTGFWDGYSQYINTDGMHVVSPVIYNDNPSVVFHSGYGFNHEMPYGQYSPIATPLSSLMVDGQLYSPQQVPFSPSYYAQATAPSLPHMSSAISISPADLMLPENSSIDTMLFGPGSGYLASFGPFAGGNLSGNLGSSPLASPAAYPQPMGILGSYEHNVGQISQQQRPMHGYGLVSSSFSGFYPHGSSNQSSTFGGASISYPVTNDRNRLTLDKGRRRDRDRGSAGIYNDSQDIFNDRNRGPRASKPKSRSATEQGSSSVISKNVSPTSRIHLDSYNQLDFVTDYKNAKFFIIKSFSEDNVHKSVKYNVWASTPHGNKKLNAAYHEAKEMKGNCPVFLLFSVNGSGQFCGVAEMGGPVDFDKDADYWQQDRWSGQFPVLWHIIKDVPNVRFRHILLENNDNKPVTHSRDSQEVNLEEGIEMLKIFKDYNAQTSILDDFDFYDERERTFTEKKAKQACSTADVPDSVVDESVKEISDSLGQARKLEVSSNEVPAAEQGGSSRADATISFSHDAMNQTSDCLSRVLRLEESCNEAQESETGGGHEI, encoded by the exons GAGAGAGGCCTGTTAAGCCAGATAATATGACACCGCAG CCACTTACGCCCAAAGATGAAAGGATTGTGTCGGCGAATCCTTCTCCGGATGCAACCATCATAGGACAATCAAGGGATGTACCTGAACAACAAGGATCTTCAGAAGCAGCTGGAGATTTGAGCACTATCCATTCACTCAATGCTTATGTTTCCCATGaacaaaatatatcatttgGTG GTCCTGGTAGTAGCACTGGATTTTGGGATGGATATTCCcagtatattaatactgatggCATGCATGTTGTATCACCG GTCATCTACAATGATAATCCATCTGTTGTGTTTCATTCTGGTTATGGCTTCAATCATGAAATGCCATATGGACAATATTCTCCCATTGCTACACCTCTGTCATCTTTAATGGTGGATGGCCAGCTGTACTCTCCACAGCAAGTCCCATTTTCTCCCTCTTATTATGCACAAGCAACTGCTCCAAGTTTGCCTCATATGTCTTCAGCTATTTCAATTTCACCAGCTGACCTGATGTTGCCAGAAAATAGTAGCATTGACACAATGCTTTTTGGGCCTGGATCAGGCTACTTGGCAAGTTTTGGACCATTTGCTGGAGGAAACCTTTCAGGGAATCTTGGTTCTAGTCCTCTTGCATCTCCAGCAGCTTATCCCCAACCAATGGGCATACTTGGATCATATGAGCACAATGTTGGTCAG ATTTCCCAACAACAGAGACCAATGCATGGATATGGCTTAGTATCCAGTTCCTTTAGTGGATTTTACCCACATGGTAGTTCTAATCAGAGCTCTACCTTTGGTGGTGCTTCAATTTCTTATCCAGTCACTAATGATCGAAATCGTCTAACTCTTGacaagggaagaagaagagacagGGACCGAGGCTCAGCTGGCATTTACAATGATTCACAGGATATCTTCAATGACCGTAATCGTGGTCCAAGGGCTTCAAAGCCAAAGAGCAGGAGTGCCACTGAACAGGGCTCCTCGTCCGTCATTAGCAAAAATGTTTCACCTacttctagaattcatcttgaTTCATACAACCAGCTAGATTTTGTCACAGATTACAAgaatgcaaaattttttataatcaaatctttcAGTGAGGACAATGTTCATAAAAGTGTCAAATACAATGTTTGGGCCAGCACACCGCATGGAAACAAGAAGCTAAATGCTGCTTATCATGAAGCAAAGGAGATGAAAGGCAACTGTCCAGTATTCCTATTGTTTTCA GTTAATGGTAGTGGACAGTTCTGTGGGGTAGCTGAAATGGGTGGACCTGTAGATTTTGATAAGGATGCAGATTACTGGCAGCAAGATAGATGGAGCGGGCAGTTTCCAGTTCTGTGGCACATCATCAAAGATGTCCCCAACGTTCGATTCCGACACATTCTActtgaaaataatgataataagcCTGTTACTCACAGCCGAGATTCTCAGGAG GTCAACCTGGAAGAGGGTATTGAGatgttgaaaattttcaagGATTACAATGCACAGACATCTATCttagatgattttgatttttatgatgagagagagagaacctttaCAGAAAAGAAGGCCAAACAAGCTTGTTCAACGGCAGATGTTCCAGATTCTGTTGTGGATGAGTCCGTTAAGGAAATATCTGATAGTTTGGGTCAGGCACGTAAGCTGGAAGTGAGTAGTAATGAAGTACCGGCAGCCGAACAAGGTGGTAGCTCAAGAGCAGATGCTACAATCTCATTTTCCCATGATGCCATGAACCAAACATCTGATTGCTTGTCACGAGTATTACGGTTGGAAGAGAGTTGCAATGAAGCACAGGAATCTGAAACGGGTGGTGGACACGAGATTTGA
- the LOC122318590 gene encoding YTH domain-containing protein ECT1 isoform X3, with amino-acid sequence MTPQPLTPKDERIVSANPSPDATIIGQSRDVPEQQGSSEAAGDLSTIHSLNAYVSHEQNISFGGPGSSTGFWDGYSQYINTDGMHVVSPVIYNDNPSVVFHSGYGFNHEMPYGQYSPIATPLSSLMVDGQLYSPQQVPFSPSYYAQATAPSLPHMSSAISISPADLMLPENSSIDTMLFGPGSGYLASFGPFAGGNLSGNLGSSPLASPAAYPQPMGILGSYEHNVGQISQQQRPMHGYGLVSSSFSGFYPHGSSNQSSTFGGASISYPVTNDRNRLTLDKGRRRDRDRGSAGIYNDSQDIFNDRNRGPRASKPKSRSATEQGSSSVISKNVSPTSRIHLDSYNQLDFVTDYKNAKFFIIKSFSEDNVHKSVKYNVWASTPHGNKKLNAAYHEAKEMKGNCPVFLLFSVNGSGQFCGVAEMGGPVDFDKDADYWQQDRWSGQFPVLWHIIKDVPNVRFRHILLENNDNKPVTHSRDSQEVNLEEGIEMLKIFKDYNAQTSILDDFDFYDERERTFTEKKAKQACSTADVPDSVVDESVKEISDSLGQARKLEVSSNEVPAAEQGGSSRADATISFSHDAMNQTSDCLSRVLRLEESCNEAQESETGGGHEI; translated from the exons ATGACACCGCAG CCACTTACGCCCAAAGATGAAAGGATTGTGTCGGCGAATCCTTCTCCGGATGCAACCATCATAGGACAATCAAGGGATGTACCTGAACAACAAGGATCTTCAGAAGCAGCTGGAGATTTGAGCACTATCCATTCACTCAATGCTTATGTTTCCCATGaacaaaatatatcatttgGTG GTCCTGGTAGTAGCACTGGATTTTGGGATGGATATTCCcagtatattaatactgatggCATGCATGTTGTATCACCG GTCATCTACAATGATAATCCATCTGTTGTGTTTCATTCTGGTTATGGCTTCAATCATGAAATGCCATATGGACAATATTCTCCCATTGCTACACCTCTGTCATCTTTAATGGTGGATGGCCAGCTGTACTCTCCACAGCAAGTCCCATTTTCTCCCTCTTATTATGCACAAGCAACTGCTCCAAGTTTGCCTCATATGTCTTCAGCTATTTCAATTTCACCAGCTGACCTGATGTTGCCAGAAAATAGTAGCATTGACACAATGCTTTTTGGGCCTGGATCAGGCTACTTGGCAAGTTTTGGACCATTTGCTGGAGGAAACCTTTCAGGGAATCTTGGTTCTAGTCCTCTTGCATCTCCAGCAGCTTATCCCCAACCAATGGGCATACTTGGATCATATGAGCACAATGTTGGTCAG ATTTCCCAACAACAGAGACCAATGCATGGATATGGCTTAGTATCCAGTTCCTTTAGTGGATTTTACCCACATGGTAGTTCTAATCAGAGCTCTACCTTTGGTGGTGCTTCAATTTCTTATCCAGTCACTAATGATCGAAATCGTCTAACTCTTGacaagggaagaagaagagacagGGACCGAGGCTCAGCTGGCATTTACAATGATTCACAGGATATCTTCAATGACCGTAATCGTGGTCCAAGGGCTTCAAAGCCAAAGAGCAGGAGTGCCACTGAACAGGGCTCCTCGTCCGTCATTAGCAAAAATGTTTCACCTacttctagaattcatcttgaTTCATACAACCAGCTAGATTTTGTCACAGATTACAAgaatgcaaaattttttataatcaaatctttcAGTGAGGACAATGTTCATAAAAGTGTCAAATACAATGTTTGGGCCAGCACACCGCATGGAAACAAGAAGCTAAATGCTGCTTATCATGAAGCAAAGGAGATGAAAGGCAACTGTCCAGTATTCCTATTGTTTTCA GTTAATGGTAGTGGACAGTTCTGTGGGGTAGCTGAAATGGGTGGACCTGTAGATTTTGATAAGGATGCAGATTACTGGCAGCAAGATAGATGGAGCGGGCAGTTTCCAGTTCTGTGGCACATCATCAAAGATGTCCCCAACGTTCGATTCCGACACATTCTActtgaaaataatgataataagcCTGTTACTCACAGCCGAGATTCTCAGGAG GTCAACCTGGAAGAGGGTATTGAGatgttgaaaattttcaagGATTACAATGCACAGACATCTATCttagatgattttgatttttatgatgagagagagagaacctttaCAGAAAAGAAGGCCAAACAAGCTTGTTCAACGGCAGATGTTCCAGATTCTGTTGTGGATGAGTCCGTTAAGGAAATATCTGATAGTTTGGGTCAGGCACGTAAGCTGGAAGTGAGTAGTAATGAAGTACCGGCAGCCGAACAAGGTGGTAGCTCAAGAGCAGATGCTACAATCTCATTTTCCCATGATGCCATGAACCAAACATCTGATTGCTTGTCACGAGTATTACGGTTGGAAGAGAGTTGCAATGAAGCACAGGAATCTGAAACGGGTGGTGGACACGAGATTTGA